TGTTGCCACCATTTTTAGGATTGTTGTTATTCTGTATGTGTTAATATTTCATATGCTTGAAGTATGATTTATTTCTTACAAAAATGAGCGAAAGGCGACTTGAAATGATGTACGTGGCTTTCAGTTTTTAAAAAGCCACCAAACTCTCTAACATGCAATGTAAAATGGTAAAGAAAATAACGCATTGGACAAAAACTTCACGACCATTAATGTTCTAacagttttttttaaatgttcaaaCACACTTGGTGAAGTTAAACGTTGCATCTATTATTAAACTACGTGTGAAGTTAAATGTTGCATCTTTTCGTTGGAAAAATCGAGCAACAAAACTTAAATAGTTACAGGTTGCTTAACAAACATGAGTATCACCAAATGTGGAAACATAAAATGGACAGTGTCATCATATATTGATATCATAAGTTTACTACTTCTTATTTTGCGGGGCTGTTACTTCTTATTTTACGGGCCTGTTACTTGTATTTTGTGCACCGTTACTTATTGTTTACTTGGACTGGTATCACTTATGTTACCTATATAAAGAGAATAGATTTATGTAAATTTAATACGCTATAATTTGTATGTATTTTCACCTGAATTAGGTTGAGTGGGTTTCCGAATATAAAGAGAGATGGATCGTCACATGCTGCAAAACTTCTTCAACCAGTTTTAAAGCTGTTACATGAGGATAGCTCAGAAGCTGTATGTATTGGTATTATCATTGTTCAGAttaatttattttcttgttttgttttgtttcatTGCTAACTAAAAACTTCAAAAAGTTGTACCCGAAAAATGCTATTACTTCGCAATTACCCTTATTATGAAACATGTTTTTATTTCTGGTAAATAACTGTTTTGTTGCTTAAAGAATAACTTTGACTTTATATGCTTTTAGTTACCGATATCGTTTCTTCTCTACAGGAAGGAGCTGTTACTTTGTTATGCACAATTTTGACTTTATTTCCATCATCACTTCAGAAGAACTACGATTCTGTAAGTTACCTGTTTCTTTTGCAAAGTGTGGCCAATGATCTTGCTTATTGTAGCACATGAATACTCGAATAGAGCAAAAAATTAGGAAATATTAATTTGGTTAGCGTTAGCATAACAAcagttaaatatatatttatatttttagcctATCATTTTACGGAACTTGCAGTATGATCATAAAATGAAATCGGCAGTTGGTAACATTTATCATCTATGCAGTAGTTTCTCATTTACTTATCTAAACCTGATCAGTGGTCATGATCTAACATTTGTTTTTACGTCCTAAACTTTAGGCTATTTTTTCTGAGTTTCGTAAAATATATGTGATAACAAGTATTATGAATATACTATTATTTGTTACTAGACATTATTTCTCATTTTTCTATATTCAGCAATTATGGCTTTAACAGTTGCTTACCATAAAtgcagctggtttctgatatttgaAAGTTTGTTTGGCAGGCTGAAGCTGctatcgttacaaagcttatgTCTGGAAAATGCAATACCGATACGGTGAAGGTTAGCACAATTTTCTATGCTTTGACATTGGTTATTTTGACCCATTCTAAAAGGGTACCTGTTTTGACCCATATTGGTGTTGGATTTTTATGTATACTCTCTATTGTAACCAGAAACTTGCCCTTTGCTTATCTTTACTTCCGAAATCAAGAGGCGATGCAGACAGCTGGTATTTGATGATTCAGAAGATCTTAATAGCTATTAACGTTCTTTTGAATGATTCATTCCAAGGTTTAGAAGAAGGTAAGTTAATAGAGACTAAAAGTTATTTCGTTGATGTTCGACAATGTCACAAGTACTTACATTTTTATATGCACTCACTGCAGAAACTAAAACCATGCGTGCACTAGTTCCTTCAGGAAAAGACCCGCCTACCCCTCTTGGAGGCCTAATGATATTTGACCTTTCTAATAAGTCAACAAAGCCAGAACGGGTCTCTATGGGTTGTATATCTTCTCTGATGCTTTGCTGTTCTACAATGCTTACATCATCTTATCCTGCTCAGGTAGTTTCGAATTTTCTATATTATAGTCATCTTTAGAGGAGACAAACCAGACAAGTTGGGTAACTGATCAAAATGGGTAATATTCATGTGGGCTGGAATGGGTCGGGTTTGGTTGATCCGAAACACATTGTCAAAGTTTTAATTGTTTGAAGATAGCTAGTGTGCCAAATATAGTTACCAATTTTGAGATCATCTTAAATATGATCTAGTGATTTAATTAAAATGATTTAGGAGGGGTTAACTTTTTGCTATAAAATAGCACTTTGGGTGACTTTTGACTGGTTCAACCCATCTGACTtttaattagtctattttatttgtTTTACCTGTTTGACCCGTTAGAGTTAAACATAACCGTAGTTATTATTTGTTGTATATAGTTGGTGTGCTGAAACCTGAACGTAGTTTATCAAAATTATATAGGAAATGCTAAACATATCCCTAAGGGGCTAAGGGCTATGGTTAACAACCTTATAAcgattatttttgtaattttttttaatttacccAGCTTATTGCTATACCTAGCAACCGATTTACAGAAAATAACCGTAAATCTCATTCTTTATCACCAAAATAATCATCTTATAGCTGTTAATCTTATCCCTGAGCGCTATTTTTAGTATTTCCCTAATTATTATTTCGAAAATAGTCTATTGTTTTAAATAGAATGGTTCACTTTGCTCAACTTTTTATCTGCTCGGCTCATTTGAGTATTTGACCTGTTTTTAATCTGAACTTTTTTCCTATTTTTCTACTTTTCTAAGTAAATGGGTTGAAATTACCACCTCTAAGTTAGAGGTGGCAATTTCAGCCCGTTTACTTATAAATGAGCTGAACGGATTTAGTTAATCCAAAGGCGTAAACATTATTTAACGTTCCATTTATTTTATCACAGGCTAAAGTTCCTGTTCAGTTATTATTAATGCTTGTTGAAAGAGTGCTTATGGTGGACGgttccttgacacaaaccttgtACCCAACTATAACCGCAATGCAACAGGAATACGTTTGTTTAGAACTCCCCGTTCATCATGCTCATTGTTTGGATATCCTATGTGGCATTGTCAAGGAAGCACACAGGTGACCTCTAAATAATAATTCATAAAAAAATGCATCTCTCGTTCTCTTGTCAATGCGTGTATAACATTATGTCAATGGTTCTTCTCTTTGCAGTCAACTGTTACCACATGCTGCACGTATAATCCGAATTGTAACAGAGTATCTTAGGAAATGTGAATTATCCGAACTTAGGGTAAAAGTCTACGCTCTCTTAAAGCTGATGCTGCTGTCCATGGGTGTTGGTATGCTTTTAACTTTTATTTGATTTTAATAGTTTAACCGTTTAATTGCATAATAATAAGTGTAATTTTGTGGTTGTGCAATGGAGCAGGGCTGTCACTATACCTAGCTGAAGATATTGTACACAATGCTTCAACTGATCTGGATTCAATTGGTGATCGTGGTGATGAAGCACGTTCTAATTCAGAATCTacgcaaaagaaaagaaaacgtgAAATGACAGTTATGCCCTTTGGGGATCAGGCTCAAACAGTTTATTTGCCCAAAAACCCTATTCCAATTGCTCTCAAGATTGCTGCACTTGAAGTACTCGAAACACTTCTAACCATGGTATGTTTTTCTTTATAAACATTATTGCATTGACTGGCTGGCTGAATGTGGCCAAGTTTCTTTGTTTTATGCTCCtgtaaaatgtaatttttttgttTATTGGCAGGGTGGTGCATCGGGATCTGACAGCTGGCGATCAAGTGTAGACTCACTTGTTATAAATGTAGCTACAGATGCTTGTAAAGGTGGATGGATAAAACCAGCAAACGACTTCCATAATTCACACAATAGTAGCTCTAATTGGGCCGATTTTCAGCTCGCTTCTTTACGTGCTCTTTTGGCATCCCTTCTTTCCCCTGGACGTATTCGCCCTCCCTATCTGGCCCATGGTCTTGAACTGTACCGTAAAGGTATCTTCGTATGTTGATCATTTTTTAGCAATATTTTCTTTTAATGTTAACATGTTGTTTTCACTCCACTGGAGTGCTgcttaggggtgtaaacgagccgcttgtcatgtttttatgaagctcgagcttggctcggttCGAGTCTGCTTAtatgagctcgagctcggctcgcgagtaaaacctaaagctcgagctattttgagaacaatCTCAAACGAGCTAAAATCTTGGCTCGAGCTCTCATTTAAgggagccaaagctcggctcacAAATGTTATTAGTTTAAATCATATGGGCCTAAGTTGAAACCGACTTAGGTTTTTTAGGATTGTGTTGTAatcatcattatcattatcaatttatcattataatgtatataaaatattaaaattttgtttgggctcgtttgtgctcgcaagcctaaacgagctttgtatttcaggctcgggTCCGTTAAGGCTCCGCttgttcgagcttttaaccgaacGATCCCGAGTAGCTCTCgagtaggggtgtaaacgagccgagccgagcccgagcctgactaggctcgagctcggctcgttatgtttttatggagctcgagctcggctcggttcgagcctacttctttgagctcaagctcggctcgtgagtaaaacccaaagctcgagctcggctcgactcggctcgagctatttcgagaacaacctcaaatgagctaaaagctcggctcgagctcgtttcAACAGCGATTAagcgagccaaagctcggctcgagctcggctcaccaatgttatcatcatcattattatattatatatataaaaaactaaaaatttgTTTAGGCTCGTttgggctcgcgagcctaaatgagctttgtatttcaggctcgagctcaggctcgagctcaggctcgagctcgggctcgataactaaacgagctctatttcaggctcgagctcgggctccttaaggctcgactcgttcgagcttttaaccgagccgatcacgagtagctctcgagcctttGGGCTTGTTAACACCCCTACTCTCGAGcccttgtttacacccctagtgcTGCTTCTTTGTAGAAGTGGTAAAATTGGTGGGTTGGGGTAACAGGTCAAAACAGTAAATTtaatttttggctttttcatttttatcaacTTTGCCTTTACAAAACATCTGGCAGGTAAGCAAGAAACAGGAACAAAAATTGCAGAATTTTGTGCGCATGCATTAATGGCATTGGAACTTTTAATACATCCTAGAGCGATTCCACTTATAGATTTTGGATCATCGATCGAGTACCCTGTTAATGGAGTAAAAAGTAGGTTTACGGAGAACTACACATACTCCGGTGCTCAAAACCACAATGTATTTTCAGTTGGCGCATCTAGAAACGAGCCTGAAAACCCTGAGTCAGAAGATGACCTGTATGACAAATGGGTAAAGGATAATGATGGAAACCAACCACCGGTAATTGAGCAAGAAATTAATGAAACAACACCACAATTAGCCGAAAAGGTTGTTTCCGTTGAAGTGTCGTCTGGTGCAGAAGTAGTTCCCGAAGATAAAGGGAAGGGGATATTGGTAGAAACACCGTCAGTCGAAGAAGTTAAAAAGCAGACTGAAGTTCAAAGTCAAACAGTTGACTTTAAGTTGGTGGATAACATGGTAACGGGTGATCCGGAGCCAACAGATAAAACACCTGTATCAGGTCCTGTTGGAGGTATGGAGTCAAAGTTCGATTTAGGTGATAATGATGATCCGATGGACGAGATTCCTGATATTGTTGATGTGGAACCAGATTCTTCTGATGAGGAATAGTACTAGGGTGTGGAAATTTTGATAGGATTCCATGGTGGTAACATGTTAATTAAATTAAGTTTTGTATTTTCTTGCAAATGCAAAAATTTTGAAATATGCAATTACACTTTAGTGACAAATTTTAGATTATCTGAATGAAGCAATATAGAGAGTTTGGAATATGGTTTATGCTGATGGGTAAGTTTAAGCTTTTCTGCATAAGTATTCATGTTTTcattgtttttaaagttgatttTTGTAGTCATATAAAAAATGTAcattaaaatgaaaatttcaacttgttttgttatttttctgCATAAAGgtttacttttattattactTTGCAATTTGCAATTTTAGCAAGTCTAATGCTATTTTGTTCTACAAATCCTATAAATTGTGTATGGCTCCAAAAGAACCAAAAatgtgaaaaacaaaaaaaagatgCAAACACGTGCTCCCCTTTTTTGGTCACGTGCATCCCATCTATGATGAAACTCATGATACATGAAAGAAATACGATTTTCCAATTACACGTGGTCACGCAAGGTTTCTACATTATTATTGAAGTTTTTAAAATACTGTAGAACTCTCAGGTCCGAAGATCAGCATTTCATATTTAGATGTGTAGCTTGGACGCTTGGTTGATATAAGTTCCAAGGTTTTAGATTCttttagaaaaattaaaaaacaactgAAGGTGTCAAATCTGAATCAACGTAAACAAGATCATTTTTATATCATAAAAACGTGGATTATGAAGAAAAAGTGTAATTCTTTTACATAATTTGTTTATAACATATTAATGTGCAAGCCTGTTCATTTCACAGAGCAATTATAACGAAATATTATAACGATTTACGTAATTGCTGATATTCATTAAAATACTTTATTCCATATATTATGTTACACAAGTTTGAAAACGGGGAGTCAGGGGCGGAGCCAATGTATAAGGAGGGGTAGGTCGGGCTATCCCTCAACTCCGTCTCCGTAGTATAAAAATACCCTTCAACTCCGTCTACATagtgtaaaatttttattttttatacaaaGGATGCTcctgatcaaaaaaaaaaatttggataCTTCTGAATTTTTGTACTAGATTTGCCACTGTGGGGAGGTTAGGAGGGAGAAAAGAATCGTAAAACCGTAAAGGACTCGGTTTTAATCTTTTTACCTTCATTATGCATGAgaaatttttaattattttttttttttcaaaatgatCAAAGCATCTCGTAAGTCGTAAACTTATTAAAATGTCTCACCACCACCATTATTTAATATTGTGTTATGATATAAGAACATTTGAAGATGATACTATAAGGCAACAAACTTATTTGAAATCACAAAATTATTAGCCCACAAGGTTTGTCTTAACAGAATAGTTTAAAATATCAATCTCCCTTAACGAAATTAATTTCTATACGAAAAATATGCTTCTAAATACGGATACCCTCAACAATTTCTAAACGAAAAATATGCTTCTAAAACGACCCTCAACAAACACGTTGTATTCAAAAATCAGCATcaaatacataaacaaacaaCTTCTTGATATCTTCACAGCTTGAGTACAAGGCTACAAATAttcattgatttggttgatttccGTCCATGTCAATAGGTTATTCTTAATTAACAATTAATATTTTAAACACCTAATTagttggtttacatttattataactTAGGATCTCTCTGTTCCTAATAAATAGCCTACATTTAGAGCATGTGTAATGGGGCTGTATATGGCGCCTTTTTCCTTCATAACGCCCCCATAGCGCCCCGAACACCACTACGGGGGGCGTTATGGGGTAAAAATTTTCTCCTCCCGTTATATATTTCGCGGCGCCATGCTTGTTGTTTCTTTTCTCTCCACTCACAcagacatatatatatacatatatatgtatagtttaaagGTTTATTAATTAATTGGGTAATGATTAGgcgggggctttatgactacgggcttaaATGCATAAGGCCCCATAACGCCCACACGCTGACGTGGCGcgccacgtgtcgcataacgcccacaaaggggcgttatgactacggatggccttatAGTTGTTTGTATCAAATAAATGTGACATTACACAGTGGCAGATCTAGAAAAAATGTCAAGGGGTAACGTTTCAAAAATTTCTTTCCTATAGGGGCAGCAAAATCGTAAAAACTTcaaattattccaaaatttacactaccgtcggAGCGGCGGGGGCTACCCCTAGCATCAAGCTACATCCGCTCCTGATATTACATCCTTATCAGTAAAGTTATGATTCAACCTTACTTTTTTATTTGCACGACAAATTTTTTTTAACCCCTATTGTCTgtgagacttgaacccaagacatCTATTTCCAGACTCAGGTGTTTATAAGCTTTGTCTTTGTCAacggaccaccaccccattggtgaTTTAACCTTACCTATTTGTTCATGTATAATCGCCAGAAGTTTTGATAATACTGATGATATTAAAAAgcagtttttattttttgtttgttgTTATTTCCAGCATAACCAGCTAGTTAACAATATATTTATTGCATAATTAATCAACAATATATCTTTCATATGATAAGAAAATAAAGTAGCAATGTGAGTGATTTAAAAAAGTCCAAACCATTAAAAATATAGATTTAATATGTTTATTATATTATGTtctatgaaatgtcaaatgtggaCAGCAGTTTTGCCAATATTTTGAATGATACAAGGTACCTAGTAGTCCAAGTGATGGGgctttatatattataaaaaaatccTATTAGATCTAATCCAAATAATGGAATAATGAATGGCATGGTTCCTGAATAATGACGTTTAAAGGGGCAGtacatgtaaataataaaaatagtgGTGGCCAAAGTGCAAAAATTACCAAACTAGTCACCAACATTAAATTGGTTAACTCGTTTACCTTTAAACTCGAAGTGTATTAAACTGTTACACAAGTTAATCTAGATGTAACatgtttataaaattggttagactAATCGACCAGCCCAAAtcttattatttttttatcatCTTCATGGTGTATTCCGGGCTCTGCTAGCTATAGGAGACTATATTATAGTTGCTAAAATGTGAGCTGCATGTTTTATAAGGCGGGTTACACCACGGGCGGCACTAATGTTTAAGTAGCCGTGGCATGGGTTATGGGTCAGCCCATTATTCGCAGTGTATTTTTTTTCAGTTTATACATAGGATACCCTTAGACATATACGAGGATACCCCAAAGAGAAAAATATGAAACTTGATATTATTAATTAAGCCCAAACTTGTTTAATAATTAAGCCCAATTAATAATAAAGCCAACCATTGATTATGAGCATGGGCGGCAATTGGAAATTGGAAGGAAACCCAAACGTCGAAGTGTCGAACAATCAACATCGCACGAACAAAAGTACAGGACATAAGCCGAAGATTAGTAATTCAGCCCTGCTCGCGCCTCACTGCCTGAAAATCGATTAAACCCGCTGTTGTGTCGCCGTTGACCGGCGTTGATCGATAGACTTGTTCGATTTCTTGTCCGTTGAATCTTTGATAGTTTGATTTATTGTATGATGATGTTATAGTTTATCTAGAATTCTGTTGATTTATTGTATGATGATGTTATAGTTTATCTATAATTCTAGTTTAGTAGTTTGTATACTTGTTAATTGTTAGGTTTTGagattttatttttgttgttaaaCTAGGGAGTAGGGAGTTGAATTCTTTGATTTGGAGTTGAAAGTTGATTCTTTGAAGTGAAGATAATACCGCAATCTAAAAAATAACCTCTAataggtatttgttttactttatttattatcgtCTTTTTTATCATTGTGtgattgcacggtaaaaaaaAATTCGGGATACCCCTAAGTTAATGGGCTAGCTCCGCTATTGAGTTACACAAACACACCACCATCTTATGATCTTAATCACAAAATATAATCAAGTCAATAATACAAATAACATGGCATCTTTAGTATAATGATATGAATGAAATGACACTTTTAACACTAAAAAAACAATAAGGTATAACTAACATGACAAACAAAAAATTCTCGATAGTTAAAATCCATAATATCCTTAACGTACAATATCATCGAGAATtttaattataatatatttaactatttataaaattacaaatctaaCCCCTTTACATATAATTAGTCAAACATGTTATTTCGCATCATAAATGGATTGAACATTTGAACCCGTACGGCCGGCCCTACCTTCCTAACTAAAGTGGCAAGTTCATGAAAAATAAGACTCAAAAGTGACCATAATCTCAGATAATGCAAACCATGGTGGCCAAAGTATAAAAAAAGAAACTAGTCAAAGGGCCCATTCATCTCTCCAAAACTCTCAAAAAAAGCCCCACTCTTGCAGTCAGTCATCAATGGCTGGTTCTTCCAAATCTCCATATAAATAAGTACCCACACACACACATTCACTAAACATCACTCTCTGAAACACCATACCCACCATTCCAGTCACTCTTCACTTCCGATCCTTGATCTGGTTATTTCCGAATAATAAAACAACTGCAAAGTGCAAACGATGGGTGGTGAACAGGAGAAATGGGTATTGATGGTGACCGCAAGAACACCGACGAACATAGCGGTGATTAAGTACTGGGGGAAGAGAGATGAAACGTTGATATTACCGATCAATGACAGTATCAGTGTTACTTTAGATCCATCTCACCTGTGTACCACCACCACTGTCTCTGTCAGCCCTAGCTTTGATCAAGATCGCATGTGGTTGAATGGGAAGGTATGCTTATGTTTATGTTTCTAGTTTATGTTGATTTAATCTGATTAACTGTAATTTTGCTTATTCGGAGAATACGAGGTAGTTTAACTTGGGTAAGGTTACTGAATGAATACTATTGTGAAACAGTTTTAAAAAATGTGTAGGTTTTGCTTCGGAGAAAACGAGgtagtttttaatttttcattagTCCCAAAAATTTGTATTACATTAAACTTCGATTTAACATTTGGTGATATGTGACTTTGAATTTAATAGTCTAGttactttttttatttaatgttGGAATTTTGTGTTGCTTTTTGGGTGGTTGATGTAGGAGATATCTCTTCAAGGAGGTAGATTTCAAAGTTGTCTGAGGGAGATTCGAGCGCGTGCGCAAGATGTAGAGGACAAGAAGAAAGGTGTTTGTATCAAGAAAGAAGATTGGCAAAAGCTGCATCTGCATATTGCTTCTTACAATAATTTTCCAACGGCTGCTGGTTTAGCTTCTTCGGCTGCTGGTCTTGCTTGTCTAGGTACAGATTGCATACTTGCAGCTACGTTAAATGATTGTGGTTTAGCTCCTATGTTAGTTGATAGTATTTAAGTTTTTCTAAGTAATTGCATACATGATGTTGTTTACCGCCTAGAGTTTAAGATATTTAACTCGTGTGCAGTTTTTTCCCTTGCCAAGCTGATGAATCTGAAAGAAGATAATAGCCAACTTTCCGCTATTGCTAGGTACTTCTCCTTTTTCCGGTTCTTATGAGGTGGCCTCCAGGGCTTGGATATTGTTTTCATGTTCATCTTTTGGTCAATAATTATGTCCTGATGGGTGCATTCGTGTTGAGTTATTACCTTTTCCAAGAGATATGCAGTTATACTAATCTTTTCAGCATCCACGTAATGTTTTAAATAGGGgcgcaaacgagccgagccgagcccgagctcgtttaacttatgaaagctcgagctcggcttggggtcgacttgtttattatttgttaatTAATTGAAGTTCtctataaatattattttatatatagttcagttatattttcataatttataaatattaattataattattaaaatatatatttaatatattaataaaaaaaatatatataaacaatagGCTCGTGAGCCGactcgagctcgataagtgaagcccGGGCTTGGGCTCGTTTAATAAACGGGCTTGTTTTTAGGCTCAGGCTTGGGCCCGAGCTCGTTTAAGCTGGGCTCGTTCGAGTTTTTTTCTGAACTGAGCTCGAGTAgcttggctcatttgcacccctagttTTAAGTTCTAATACACATAATCACACACATATGGTGGCCCTTTACTTTCATATGTGAACACAATAAGTATTTGTTGTATAATTAATTATTGTAGTTGAAATGTTTGTAACTATATATCAGTTTGTGTACTCACTTGGAATGCAAGTGAATACTTATGACAACAATTATCATAATGTATAAATTATGTGCAGGCAAGGTTCAGGTAGCGCATGCCGCAGCTTATATGGTGGATTTGTAAAGTGGGACATGGGAAAAGTAGGTTTCTAGTTTAAAATTCAATGTTCGAAAGTTATTAGTTTTTTCTACCAAGTGTTTCGTTACGGGACCAAATGTTCTTATGAAGCTCTCTGTGTTGACTATA
Above is a window of Helianthus annuus cultivar XRQ/B chromosome 14, HanXRQr2.0-SUNRISE, whole genome shotgun sequence DNA encoding:
- the LOC110890678 gene encoding proline-, glutamic acid- and leucine-rich protein 1, encoding MAAFDYAQNLYDVALKPRLLRSLINEHIPEDKQPLGDSLRLLHVASAIRTHELLSERVVHSADNKKLIEKWKSAVDLWVDRVLMLVSSKMPDKAWAGISLLGVTFEVCSSERFLASYSVWFQELLKHLQASAGSNFVKLACCASISDFLTRLSGFPNIKRDGSSHAAKLLQPVLKLLHEDSSEAEGAVTLLCTILTLFPSSLQKNYDSAEAAIVTKLMSGKCNTDTVKKLALCLSLLPKSRGDADSWYLMIQKILIAINVLLNDSFQGLEEETKTMRALVPSGKDPPTPLGGLMIFDLSNKSTKPERVSMGCISSLMLCCSTMLTSSYPAQAKVPVQLLLMLVERVLMVDGSLTQTLYPTITAMQQEYVCLELPVHHAHCLDILCGIVKEAHSQLLPHAARIIRIVTEYLRKCELSELRVKVYALLKLMLLSMGVGLSLYLAEDIVHNASTDLDSIGDRGDEARSNSESTQKKRKREMTVMPFGDQAQTVYLPKNPIPIALKIAALEVLETLLTMGGASGSDSWRSSVDSLVINVATDACKGGWIKPANDFHNSHNSSSNWADFQLASLRALLASLLSPGRIRPPYLAHGLELYRKGKQETGTKIAEFCAHALMALELLIHPRAIPLIDFGSSIEYPVNGVKSRFTENYTYSGAQNHNVFSVGASRNEPENPESEDDLYDKWVKDNDGNQPPVIEQEINETTPQLAEKVVSVEVSSGAEVVPEDKGKGILVETPSVEEVKKQTEVQSQTVDFKLVDNMVTGDPEPTDKTPVSGPVGGMESKFDLGDNDDPMDEIPDIVDVEPDSSDEE